One segment of Rosa chinensis cultivar Old Blush chromosome 6, RchiOBHm-V2, whole genome shotgun sequence DNA contains the following:
- the LOC112173849 gene encoding uncharacterized protein LOC112173849 produces MCQIRVCNVLITTLYIVWIVIGGSSLSHGSLIDKKVLNVGEELWRETLPLRMGSRLYRLQGIKPHTWYEVKISYPASIPASFSIQLKRGDLELPLNGNRRLLNTEKLIFKSENDGSNDQGGMYVLVSVEPEGVVAIPNVQEREYIIFNIVCDELLLGIPHQAWWVVGFVVVCLVLAFIIPSFLPPFLLRALDQNASKDS; encoded by the exons ATGTGTCAGATTCGTGTTTGTAATGTTTTGATTACCACTCTCTACATTGTCTGGATTGTTATCGGTGGTTCGAGTTTAAGCCATGGAAGCCT GATAGACAAGAAGGTTCTGAATGTTGGGGAAGAGCTATGGAGGGAGACTCTGCCACTACGTATGGGTTCGCGGCTTTACCGGCTTCAAGGGATCAAGCCTCATACTTGGTATGAAGTGAAGATATCATATCCAGCTTCT ATACCTGCTAGCTTTTCCATACAACTCAAGAGAGGGGACTTGGAATTGCCTTTGAATGGGAACAGAAGATTACTGAACACAGAAAAGCTGATTTTCAAGAGCGAAAATGATGGCTCGAATGATCAG GGTGGCATGTATGTGCTGGTGTCGGTGGAGCCTGAGGGGGTTGTTGCCATACCAAATGTGCAGGAGAGGGAGTACATCATTTTCAACATAG TTTGTGATGAACTATTGCTGGGGATTCCTCACCAAGCTTGGTGGGTTGTAGGCTTTGTGGTGGTGTGTTTGGTTTTGGCCTTCATCATACCCTCATTTCTTCCACCCTTTTTGTTACGAGCACTCGATCAGAATGCTTCGAAAGATTCTTGA
- the LOC112172109 gene encoding serine/threonine-protein kinase Aurora-1, whose protein sequence is MAIAAENQPQEKGSSEVSATETKRWTLNDFDIGKPLGRGKFGHVYLAREKRSNHIVALKVLFKSQLQQSQVEHQLRREVEIQSHLRHPNILRLYGYFYDQKRVYLILEYAAKGELYKELQRCKYFSERRAATYVASLARALIYCHGKHVIHRDIKPENLLIGQQGELKIADFGWSVHTFNRRRTMCGTLDYLPPEMVESVEHDASVDIWSLGVLCYEFLYGVPPFEAKEHSDTYRRIVQVDLKFPPKPIVSSAAKDLISQMLVKDSSHRLPLHKLLEHPWIVQNAEPSGVYKI, encoded by the exons ATGGCGATTGCTGCGGAGAACCAGCCCCAGGAGAAG GGTTCATCGGAGGTTTCGGCGACGGAGACGAAGAGGTGGACGCTCAATGACTTCGATATTGGAAAGCCTCTGGGACGAGGGAAGTTTGGTCATGTCTATTTGGCAAGAGAGAAGAGG AGCAATCATATAGTGGCACTTAAAGTCCTCTTCAAGAGCCAGTTGCAACAGTCTCAGGTTGAACATCAGCTTCGCCGGGAAGTTGAAATACAAAGTCATCTTCGCCATCCCAATATTTTACGCCTTTACGGCTACTTTTATGATCAG AAACGAGTTTATTTGATATTGGAATATGCAGCCAAAGGTGAACTATACAAGGAACTCCAGCGGTGTAAATACTTTAGTGAAAGACGTGCTGCTACT TATGTTGCATCATTGGCCCGAGCCCTTATATACTGTCATGGAAAGCACGTAATTCACAGAGATATCAAACCCGAAAACCTTCTTATTGGTCAACAG GGTGAACTCAAGATAGCAGATTTTGGGTGGTCAGTGCATACATTCAACCGCAGGCGGACCATGTGTGGCACTCTTGATTACCTCCCTCCTGAGATGG TGGAGAGTGTAGAGCATGATGCTAGTGTGGACATCTGGAGCCTTGGTGTCCTGTGCTATGAGTTTCTTTATGGAGTCCCTCCATTTGAGGCCAAGGAGCATTCAGACACATATAGAAG GATTGTTCAAGTGGATCTGAAGTTCCCTCCTAAACCAATTGTCTCATCTGCTGCAAAGGACCTTATAAGTCAG ATGCTTGTCAAGGATTCTTCTCACCGCCTGCCATTACACAAGCTCCTTGAACATCCTTGGATTGTTCAGAACGCGGAGCCATCTGGCGTTTATAAGATCTAA
- the LOC121050062 gene encoding oleosin Ara h 15.0101-like → MESYQKPEDYSALSSGEISSTVKFLCWTAIGITLYFFSGFTLTGTLMALIVVTPAVVLFSPIMVPAGIFVLLVGAGFVSSVVGATWGLSLLFEYASKKKNWTQFLFDLGRRLVRKYLQMRFGWIGWLWSLWEWVKWFM, encoded by the coding sequence ATGGAGTCGTATCAGAAGCCGGAAGATTACTCGGCCCTATCCTCCGGCGAGATTTCTAGTACTGTCAAGTTTTTGTGCTGGACCGCAATTGGTATCACGCTGTATTTCTTCTCCGGGTTTACTCTAACTGGGACTTTGATGGCGCTGATCGTGGTTACCCCAGCTGTAGTGTTGTTTAGTCCGATTATGGTTCCGGCAGGGATATTCGTACTCCTAGTCGGAGCTGGTTTTGTGTCGTCGGTGGTGGGTGCAACATGGGGATTATCGTTGTTGTTTGAGTACGCGTCGAAGAAAAAGAATTGGACGCAGTTTTTATTTGATCTGGGGCGTAGGCTTGTGAGGAAGTACTTGCAAATGAGATTCGGGTGGATTGGTTGGTTATGGTCCTTGTGGGAGTGGGTTAAGTGGTTTATGTGA